Below is a genomic region from Onychostoma macrolepis isolate SWU-2019 chromosome 15, ASM1243209v1, whole genome shotgun sequence.
GCCCTCATGGGGTAAAACGCCATTTTAAAAGACCCCCACCCCCCTACTGTTTttcaagatacatttttattgtaactatggacTACGTTGACAAGAGTGATGTAGAGTGATTCCCCcaaatatactattataattttataattcataattattgattataatctttatattattataatctattttttttttttaagctaaaactgcctgtactctgattttgctgtaaatgtttaaagcatTTTGTTCATGTtcaatttttgttaaaaatctaatagCATGAAAACTCatgacatttttcatacttggtttataatttatgtcattgtcacaaaaactatgataacttttctgaacacatttaacttttgtttcactgaaaaaaaaaaagacacaatcCTTAAGGGGGGCGTTTTCCCCCACCCCAGAACATATTCGTGTTTTAGAGGTGTTTTTGATTTTTGTTGTTCATCAGATCAAGTTTTGAACACTTGCAAGTGAAACACTCTCTAAGATTTGGAGCAGTTCAATAGATGTATGCAAATATTTCGCGTGGTAGCTTGTTGTGTGCCATTAGGACTGGATTGCATTAGTCAAACCAACTAAATGGTCACAGAAAACTAATGGGAAATTGATGATATCAATCTTTTTCTAGGGTGTTTCATCTCCTCCGAGTCCATTTGTTCAAATGACTGGTGAGTCTCCAACACTTATATTAAGTCAGAAATGTGCAATGCCATTTCTAGATATGGTAAATTCTGTTTTGGTCATGAATTTTGTTCATGTAATGATCAAGATTGTTGTGGTCTCTTTAGGTTCTCACATGCTTCCGAGTTACTATGGCATGAGAAGACCTTTCATTTCAGACACAGAGTTTTGTTCCTCAACGAAGCCATATTCAGCAGACGTCTACCCCTCATCGCTAACGGGAAAGTCTCTCTCGTGTGACACCGGATGCATGTCTGGTTATTCCTCACTCATAGACAGCTACTACCCAGAGTCTTTTGGCGACTACCGCAACAGCGGTTTTTCCAGCGGAGGAAGTACAATATTCTCGCCCTCTGCCTTGTCTTCTTTGCTCCCTTCTTACTCCAGTGACCCTTCACATTATTTGCTGGTAAGATATGACACATGGAGTGAGGTGGCACGATAACAAAAAATGTCAGTGATGTTGAAATGTAGACACAATCTTATACTCTGTATGTCCAAGTTTACAAGGGCTGGACAATGTTTGTTCTGCTTAGTGATAGAAAATTTTAGTAGTTCAGCCATTTTTAAGATATGAagggagtgtttttttttttttttctgaaatagtctcaactttatttatatacaggacaaaatgaatcaataaattaaataagtttgCAAGCAGTTTCATTCAAGTACTACAAGTTTTTAaagaacaaaatataaaaataattatataattcattttataaaatattttaatattgtattatattttctaAGTCTATATAATTgcaattgaattttcatttattcatttattttaaattaatatttgcataaaatgtattatttttgggagaaaaaaaatataaacatttaatagtaattttaatatataaattatagtaTTAATCTTAAAGATATATTGAATgtactttattatatttatatttaaatattgattttatctgaaaactgaaataaagtttcAAATGCAACATACCCTTTTATCAAAGTattatacgtttttttttttaggaaaataaaataaatatttatatatttaactgTTTATTTCATCTTATGTTATGGGCATATGggacaaagttcaaatgaataaataaattaaatttttacagGCAGTTTTATCCGAATAGtacacattttcagaaaaaaaataattatattataagtcacacacacacacacacacacgcacgcacacacacacacacacacacacacacacacagacagacagacagacagacagacagacagacacatagatagatagagtatttaaaacatttatatatgttttagtgtatttagtatattttcttttttaaaactaattcaaaatatcaaagtTTGCAGACATTTTACAACATCATACTGGCTTTTTTTGTGTGCCATTCTTTTgtgtaaatttttcaaattaTTGTCTGTTATCTCGCTAGTCTGtattcatgttattttaaaagattttggcttttgcatgtaaatgtaaatcacGGGCACCTCAGACTCGAGGCTAATGAATTCTTGCTCGTGTTCACTGCAGAGGGACTCTTGGGAGGCCACGGGGAGCGACGGGGTGGAGGGTTTGTGTGGAGATGCTCTAGGTCCCATTCCCCTGTCTACATCCAGTTCTCTGGTCAACCCCGACACCGTCAGCCCGACCCAGTTCCGCTCATCGTCCAGGGCTCTAGCCTGACGCCTTCACAGTCATACTCTCTCCATTCCCTGGATGAAGTCAATTATCACTCCTCATTTCAAACCACCTCTGGCAGCTTTGCTTCCCCTTCATTCATGACTGAGCCTGCGACCAAACTAGTGCCAGTTCTACCCTCAGAAGATACTGAAAGTGCCCCTTCAGCCTTGAGCGACAGCCTGGTATGGGGCAAGGAGGACACTGCTAGCGCTTGGTCACAGTATGAGGTCAGGAGGGCATTCTGAGATGGAACTGGAAGGAAATGAAGGCTCACCAGCCTAGCAGATCAACATCTCTTTAATACACAACAATTAGCactacaatcttttttttttttttttgccaattttACTTAGCAGAGCTAAGGCTTAACATTGGGGAACAAATTATATCttcaatttaatgttttaattgtatCGTTTATTATAATTGTATCTTCTTTTTTGACATTACAACTTATATTGTCTCAGCAGGATAATTAGGATAATAATCAGTATAAAGAGTCTGTatatcagaatttttttttttttttttctgacacaCAAGTGACAGTGAgtctatataaatgtatattatctGCAAAAATTTAAGTGTTACAATATTTATAGTTGATGTGTAATATCTAGCCCTATTTCTCTTCTTGTGAATCTTTCATTTCAAAAGCATGTTGTGAAAATGGTCTAAAAGGTAAATAAACTAGAATTACAAAAGAGCATTCTTGTAACTCTACAGCACAATGGACTTTAAAGTGCCTGACgtaaacaacagaaaaaaaaaacattacatcaaactttttattgaataattaaatgtacaaacattttcaagataacaaaatcattaaaacacgtttttatttaatatattcataatatattcatatttattaaaatttatttaaaaaacttagAGAActaggaaaaaaatacatataaaataaggAGGGAAACAGatgtctttttctttctttctttcttttatgtgtaaaaaattaataaattgactgtatgatttttcaGATGCTTTACTATAATAACACATATTCTTTTAAGATTAAAGCAATAGTATAATTTCAGAAGGCTTACTGAAATGAGAGCATAAATCAGACcataattcacaatattcacaataaaaaaataaaaaataaatactgctaTCAAGTTGAAAGCGTACAGGACGCATTTCgtgcaataatttaaaatagatttcTCTGAAGTACAATACTGATTTTACAGTCATAGTCAATAGCACCATATTTCTctagttgtttttttctttttttctttctgaaaaCTGAAATGAAGTTTCAAATGCAACAAACCGTTTTACCAAAGtattataagtttttttttaggaaaagaaaatacatatttatatttaattgtttattttatcttattttatgggCATATGggacaaagttcaaatgaatcAGTAAGTGAAATAAGTTTTTACAGGCAGTTTTATCCAAATAGtacacattttcagaaaaaaaaatataatatcattacttaaaaaacaagttacacacacagacagacaggcagacagacagatagtcAGTTTTTTACTCCTGCATGTGAAAAATTTGGAAGATTTGCACAAAGTGTATACATTTCTTgcaaaataaactatttatgctttatatatgtgaccctggaccacaaaaccagtcataagtgtcaatttttcgaagttgagattcatacaacttctgaaagctgaataaaatataagctttccatttgatgtatggtttgttaggatcggacaagatttggccgagatacaactatttgaatatctgaaatctgagggtgcaaaaaaatctaaatactgaaaaaaatcacctttacatttgtctaaatgaagttcttagcaattcatattactgatcaaaaattaagttttgatatatttacggtaggaaattcactaaatatcttcatggaacatgatctttacttaatatactaataatttttggcataaaataaaaatggataattgtgacccatacaatgtatttttggctattgctacaaatatagggtccagggtcacacacatatatatatgagcCAGACCACCGTAGAATGACCTGCGCGTTCTCCGGTTTAATCACCAGGGGGCGTCATTCCACTAACTCTTCAACCCGGCTGAAGTTTTTCTTAGAGATTTTACTTAGAATTATGAAAGATCTATTCAGAAATGTGACTGATAAAAAGGACCggtaagaaaataatattttgaaactcGAGGTCTATTTGCAGCGGattaattttacaaaacaatttCACAAATGAGTAAAACTAGACACAGTTTGAATTAACACTAACCAAGGTGTTTGAAGACGTATTTATTAAGAACCCATGTTGTATCAATACTTAAATCTCGAATTATTCTGCAGTTTTGGAACGAAATTTTCCATTTGTCTGCACTGCATGCCACATGGAGCCATTTTCGGACAAAAAACACTTGAATTTGGGCTAATCATTCTGGCATCTACCTCCGTTCAGTCTTAAATACTCGACATTTAAATCTGACACAGGTAAATAAACAACAGCATGATGATTTCAGAGGTCTCAAGAAATGTAAATATGCCACTTGGAGCTTTTTCGctaaaattatttcagaaataaaagcaGGCCTAAGTCAGGTGTGTGAGATTCTGTTTAAGACCAGCACCACTCAGCATCAAACAGCACCCTGCTTATGTTTTTAAGGATTCAGTGAAgataattcattaattatttaaaccgttgcattaaaacaaaaataccctgagaaaataaatttataaatattattatgaacaCTGATCGTTGTTTAAATCTCATTTTAATTGGCTTTTAAATTTTCAACAATTGCCATTTAACCTTTCAATTAAATACTTAAttctaattgaatttatttcatattCAGCCTTCTTGTACCTGTAACTTGACTTTAGCAGACGTCCCAATTGTTCTGGTGACAAAAATGGCTGCTATCATATGCCACGCCCACTACTCCAATAATTCTTAAAATACTGCATAAATTTGATCCACAAGAcgtaatattaattttttttgacaaGACTACCTATTACAGAAGATATTTACAATGTGTCATGGCATGTAAAACTTCATTTGTGCCTTCAGTCTCACTGCAAAGTTGAAATAGTGCTTCTAAGGGAGACTCCAACCACCAACACCAAAAGGatgataaaatgttatatatatatatttggttaATGTCAAAATGTGAAATAACACAACATTCTATTAAAAGAGATGTTATTATATGCACTGTAATAGCGAATATCACTCAGAAATAAGTCTTTTTACGAAGCTTTTGAATATTCAAATTGAAAGTATCGCGCAATCAAATCATTGTCAAATCATTGAGTTCTTGGGGTTTTAAATAGTAGGGATGAGGGGAGAAAAACTCAAACTAAAATATCCCTAGCTATATTACTGTATAATTGTATGTCCTGAGAGTGTTTTGAGGCTACTTTGTTGAGACTTTTTAAGACTTTTGTGAATAATTCGTTCTTGCCCATATAATAGAGCAAAGAACTGACGTTGGGGTTTTTCACTGTAGCTCTTCCAGAGTTTTCCTCCTTTTCAGGCCAATATGTCTGGTaagtaaaaatttatttttctttcatataAGATGTTTTCGTCTTCAGCAAACCTGaaaaacattgagaaaaaaaaaaagttaattaaaagcAATAAATACATTGGTAAACTTTGCTTGGAAATGTATAAGTCAAAGCATGCAGtcttactaatattttaaaacagctAACACATGTGGAGGAATCCTTTTAAACAAATTggtgcatttttatatatacatatatttcaataaatgtgctacattcattttttttttgcagtttaatgggaataataatatttctggtgATTGATTCAAGctcaagttttatttatatcGTGAATTTTCTGTCTGCCTCGTCTTTTTACTCAACTTTCCTTCAAGCAAAACTCAACGTGGGTTTATTTGAAGATTTATTTGCTGTGTTATTTTAGACTTTATAATGTCGTCCACCGTGTCCAACTGAATGCAGTGGTTTTCGGAATAACCGACAGTAAACGCTGACTGGATATAATTTCGACATTTTAACCAGAATTCAAACTTTGCTTCAGAGCgcatatgaatatttattagaATAGGTTTAGCTGTCATTGAGCTCATAAAACATTGCCGAAGGACGTTTTTGCTATCTTCTCAACATCAGCGCTCTTTTTGCCCTCTGTAAACTCAACTGCCTCCATGAACTCAGCCATGGCGTGGCGTTGTTTTGAATCACTTATGTTCAGACggaatttttatatatatattaacgcGGATCAGGAAGACGTCCCACTGTGTATGTCTTCACAAGGCTGAAcaaccaattaaaaaaataggaAAGAAGGACAACTATTTTCCATCTATTTTTTACACATTTGATTTTGGAGGAAGTTATTAGGCGCGGCTTCACTCGTGTAGGAAGAGATAGGAGGACTGCCCATTATATCAAGAAATAACTTAACATCTGCCGAGAGGATCGCAAAAACTAACGTTTTTAGGGAATTTAAAACGTCAAACTGTTGCTAATCGACAGCGCCCTCTTAAACAAATCTGGCTTCTTTTTAGCAAATCTAAACGGGTTTTCTGTTGGACATTGATTTGAGTTTACCATATATTTTCTGGCTAACTTTCTCTTTTCGCTTGCACGCGGCTTTTGCAGTTATAAGAGTGTTTTACTTACGTTTGTAACTCGTTGAGGCGTCTACATAGGGAGCTTCTCTTTCTCCATGTCTAGCAAGCAGCGTTTTACAGTGCTTTCACTTCGCTTCCCGCAAACCCAACTTCATGCGCCTTGTGCCTTTATGCGCAAAACCGTCAATAATTAGATCAGGCTATTCGCCAGTTCGGTCAAGTTTTAATTTACAGCTACTTGAAACTAAACTGCTAAAACTCCAAATTAAAACCGTCGTCCCGAAGCAAAGATGGCTGGAGAGCATGTTTCTCGAAATTCACTACTGTCTCTATTGTATTGCGAAAACTAACCCATTCACTGCCGGATCACCAGCGCGCTCAGACCAATGGAGTCTTAACTGGGAATACGGCCATAGTTTTCTAATCTCGTGTCTTATATTTATCGGCGTATTCCAATGACATGTGGAAAAAAGCGAATGCTGTTTGTGTATGGTTAAACATGTAGAGGGGCAATGACAAATAAGCATTCCGAATatgataaaaaggaaaaaaatattttaaagatctAGTTCTTTTAATGGTTTGCTAAATACACGTGTCAATGTCTTGGAAATGTTGTcctattcattttcattcattttatttcattaaaatcattttacacaaatattttcGTTTAATGGCTCTAACATGTCAAGTGGTgtaatcattaaataataataataaaaaaaaaaaaaagaagaagcaaAACTGGGCTTTGTAACTTCATTATTTTGACaaccaggggtgcgtttcccaaaaacaactatggtcgcaagttcagtcgttaccaatagagttcaatagaactaacgaccatagttagctaacgatgcttttaggaaacgcaccccagatcGTTTATTCAgaatagttttaaatacattttacacaatgtAAAACAACCAAattgctaaatatatatataactatatatataactatatatatatatatatatatatatatatatatatatatatatatatatattattttctcagattttaaaatatatgtcaATGGTAGAAATGCTATTGTTAACATATTTGACTTTGAAGCCCTACAAAACAATTTAGATAACAAATGCATGTTCATCAAAGAAATGTATTCAAGTCTtgtgtattttaataacatAGCAGATCCAAACAAAAGTCAAATCACTGACCCAGAAACATTGTCTTAAATAAAGatgaaagttaaaaacatttttatttttgcagtttctTTCTGCTTTGGCTGCTTTCCAGATCGTCTGATTTTggacaaaaatattgaaaatcaaTGCCGATGgtgaaagaaaatgaaataaaactctctctctctctttttttctccatcCAGCAGATAAACCTAAGGTATACCAGGGTGTGCGTGTGAAGACCACCGTTAAGGAGTTACTGCAGAAGCACAGAGCCCTGCAGGCACAGAAAACCGCATGTGCAACGGTAAACAATGGTGTTGGATATGCGCTATAAAAGTTTTAAGTCAGTCACTGACGACACAAGTTTATGGTAGCCAAAGTAAAACGAAGTCTGGTCAGTGCACGACcaaatttaaaaagcaattaaatgttttaaagcaCCACGCCCACACAGGCCTATCTGTGCTTGAGGTTTCAGTTGATAGCCTACCACATAATAGTACAACCTAACGGAAGATTTCTTCTGTTTTTCAACTGAACGAACGAAATGATTAATGTTTTCCTTTGCTTCTCCCtctctttttaaatttcaatccTATAGAAATCACAAGCCGTTGCTGCTCGCGATGTCTGCTCTACGACCATGAATAGTAAGTTTAAAATACTAACAAATTAACTGAACGGCGATAAGTGATAGTAATCTCAATCCTTTGTCCCATGCAGTTAAGACATTTCACAATGCTGTTTACAAAAGCATCAGATTTCAGTAACCTTACAAGCACCTTTGTGGATATTGAAAAGGTACacttgcaaaaaaatctaagaacCTTCTGCCTGCTAACATGTAAGAGCTTGAATTTTAATCAGGAAACCTGagacaaagacaaaacaaagtATACTGACTGCATGCAACTTACTATACTCCAAAATAGAAACCCCTTTCTTCCACCGTCAGGCATCAGCTCTACCTTTACAATTGTgagaagaataaataaataaataaaagaacaatGACTCCTACATCTATAGGCACTCCTTACAGATCCGTGAATGATCTCCTTTTTATAAACTACTATTCAAATGTGATTTAGCTGTTTGGCTGATGGTCTCGTGACATCATCCCAAGTCTTGCTGGCCTAATTTAAATGTTCTCCTGTGCTCAAGCCAGCATTTTCTTCTGTCTTCCCTGCAGCCCACCTTGATGTCTTTGGAATGCAAGCTACAGAGCCCTATTTCCAGACACGTCCCTTTACCGAAAGTGTCAACATCCCTATGGAGAATGCTTATGATCATCAACAGATGATGCATATGATGCCACCTGAGACTTTCAGCGGCTGTAATTTCGTGTGTCCCACCTCTGCGCAGTGGTCTAATGGATATCTACCTTCCAATACGGACCTCTATGGTTCTAGCCTGGTACGTGTTTGgtgcttttcatttttaataaaccatttttttttttttttttggcatttggACGGTTCTGATGCTCAAGCATGTTTGCACTAATAAAGCACGCGTGCAGTATTTTTAATAAGTATTTTTTCctgcttttaaaataatttcctcAGGTTTCGAGGTCACCCTCAGACCCCTTCAATCTCCCCAGTCCCGTTGACTACAACAGTTACTCTCCCCCTCAGTCAAACTCTTCATCTTCTTCGTGCTACAACTCCCCAACACGGATGGATTTGAGCTCCAGTTTCTCTCCAGAAAATTACCACAATCAGCATTGCAACCTGCAGCAGTGCTTTTGTCTGCCGCACTGGTCCAATGTGCAGGAAGGCATGGCAACCTCAGAGTCTGCGCCCTACGGCTCATCAGACTGTTTGTATTCATATGGCGACGACAGCTATTTCAGAAGGGATATTTCAAACTCAGAGATGTGTTacttataaaatgcattttgaagcACTTTGCGCGAAAATCCAGTGTCATAATTGATTCACATTAAtgcatttgttgtatttttagtttagaTAAAAGAACAAGCAGTGATAGAATGCACGATTGGGCTTAGTTTAGGAGTAGTATAAGCAAAAAGGTTGATTGCAGAGAGCTAAATATGTGTGAGTATAATTtacaaattattcatttatcttttttacaataaacatatttttcgTAATTTTACTGgtatcttttattaaaaatgccttatatttatattttaataatggggaaaatattttagattttagggGGGAGTTTCTTTTTCTCACTCTTGAAATTAACATCGGATCTTTGACAGTTTTTAAACGTACAAATACAGTTGTGGTACTAAGGGCACAACTATTGTTTTGCATATCAACATTCGACATGAGGAAAACCACGAGAAAAAAGCTtaataatatgttatttatgAAAACAGATTTGATAGTCAACATTGCATTTAGGCTTTTATAGGTCCTATATACTATACagctgtttacattttttttttgctcctaacaaatacactgtaaaatcaACTCACTACGTTGAAAAGTTTAATTGCTgccttattcatttatttttttttaagtaaaaacaaAGCATGCATTGCACTTGTTTAACTACTTTAATAACTAATCTCATAAAATTAGGTAGAATTTACAGTTCATTTGATGTTTCTTATCTACAATAATATTGATGATTTATCTATGATTTATCACTAAACTGGTAGTCACACCACAAACCAATCGTGGAACAATAACTGTCATTATCACACACTTTCACTAAAAGATCAAATCGAAAGAAAAACGCAGCCCCGTTATAATTTACGTTCAGAAGATGCTAAATTACAATAGgattacaattacaataaagACAATAGGAATCGCACAGCTTGCATATAGGCTAATATAGAGATAGCCTATCGcaagaggtttaaaattctacatgtATGAAATGGTAAACTGGTGAGGGACAGTCGCAGCCTATAATATAATTAGGCAATCTTCTCATATAAAATACGATTCCTAAACGATAAGCAGTGCATACAAGTTGGCTATTCACGTTTAGCTCGTCCTGAGTATTCAGAAATTAAATACAGAACAAAAATCAATTCATGTTTGGatatatgtttttaaacatgCTGAGAcatcagtttattttatttaggctatattAAATGTCCCGTGTCTCTTTTAACTTTGGAACATGGCAGACTTAATTATTTAACGGTCACGCAATTGTGTATTCATTAACTACAGAAATAGGGAATGTTTTGCAGTCAAACAGAAGGGTGTGTACAGTGATACAGATTTGGCAGACGCACAAGCTTTGTACCTGCTGCTCACCAACTTGGAATTCCCCTCGGGAGAGCAAAGGACAAGGAAGTTTTCCTCCAATCCACACGTTGGCTTCTTGTTTCCTTGAACATCTTCCCTCCCACTTCTGCACATCCCGATTCCAGCACACACTTCtctcgtttaaaaaaaaaaaaaaagtaaaattattattttcattaggGTGTAAACCAGCAATGGAGTATCCAACAGACTGTTAGCATGCCACTTTCAGCAGGAACCACAATGGGAAAGGCCGGGGAACTGAGTCAGGGGATTTCCAGTTCAAACCGTTTctgtagaaaaacaaaaaaacaaaaaaacaagaattctgactttttcatcCCAATATAGTCTAAACGAGCTATGAAAGATCCGTACCCAAATGCAGCGGGATCGTGTGCGTCAGTTGTTGCGCAATGCTCCTCTTTGTGAATGGCCGCAACACGTATCCGCTGCGCGTCCTTGCAAGATCTCTCACCAACGTTGTCAGCTCAGTTAACAGGTATAGAAGAAAGAGTAAGAGTCTTATAGGCTATACTGTGTAAGAAAAGTAGTAAGTTTCATATAATCATTGCTCGGTGTTTGCATATTTTATAGTGGATTATCTGCAACATTGGTCAAATGAAAAGGAACTCTAAACAAAACCCTTATCCttaccctaaccatatagtaagtaagTGTAAttgattaatattactcagtacttaaaatgtataataacaCTGAAACAAGGGCACAGTGTAACAAGATTGCACGAAGAGTCTgttatacaaacaaacaaaacatgtaaCACATAATAAATGCAAAACACGTAATTGTTTTCATCTGTGAACAGCTGTGTCGTCATCAGAGCACGTGTCATCCTCTGTCAGGTGTGCTACTTTGAAGTGTGAACTGTTTTAGTAGAGTTGCAGGTCATGCTCACTCATAAGgtttatctatttgtttttttttttgcttatatttttatttttgtgaaatggtCTTTTGTGCTATCATCTATGCAAAGTTGGTTGATAACAACAGCAATAAAGTAACATCATAGTTATTGTTTACATAggatatatatattagtgctgtcaatcgattttttttttttttactaattaatcgcacatttttctgaaattaatcgtgattaatcccaCCTCACAttcaagtttttaaatatacttttatattgcaataatttcacattcaatcttcaaattaatgtacaaacaacataaagacagtatattttttaatatttgtttaatggcatctttttttttatgactgaaggacAGTATCACTCACACCAATACtactgatttctctataaaacTGCCCTTCGGACTGTAGCCTATAGACTATAGCCATATATAGACTATgaactatagccattcaacattacagtataattgagagctatcaattttaacatttattagactttaaaaaaataacttctaatttaattGAACTTAAAACTATCTTCACATAAAcctattataataaatgtcatatttacctgtgcccttcagcagaaatatacagaaattgaaatgatcaaacactaaattctaaattaaacacaaatgaatccttaaagctttGAAAGTTATTGAgttcctcttttttcttttgttctgtaatgaacagacatcacagcagctggttattaggttgttttggctgc
It encodes:
- the si:ch211-213d14.1 gene encoding LOW QUALITY PROTEIN: POU class 2 homeobox associating-factor 2 (The sequence of the model RefSeq protein was modified relative to this genomic sequence to represent the inferred CDS: inserted 1 base in 1 codon) — its product is METECSKRVYQGVRVKHTVKDLLAEKRSRQTSGPRYSGVSSPPSPFVQMTGSHMLPSYYGMRRPFISDTEFCSSTKPYSADVYPSSLTGKSLSCDTGCMSGYSSLIDSYYPESFGDYRNSGFSSGGSTIFSPSALSSLLPSYSSDPSHYLLRDSWEATGSDGVEGLCGDALGPIPLSTSSSLVNPDTVSPTQFRSSSXGSSLTPSQSYSLHSLDEVNYHSSFQTTSGSFASPSFMTEPATKLVPVLPSEDTESAPSALSDSLVWGKEDTASAWSQYEVRRAF
- the linc.pou2af1 gene encoding colorectal cancer associated 2 → MSADKPKVYQGVRVKTTVKELLQKHRALQAQKTACATKSQAVAARDVCSTTMNTHLDVFGMQATEPYFQTRPFTESVNIPMENAYDHQQMMHMMPPETFSGCNFVCPTSAQWSNGYLPSNTDLYGSSLVSRSPSDPFNLPSPVDYNSYSPPQSNSSSSSCYNSPTRMDLSSSFSPENYHNQHCNLQQCFCLPHWSNVQEGMATSESAPYGSSDCLYSYGDDSYFRRDISNSEMCYL